The proteins below come from a single Sorghum bicolor cultivar BTx623 chromosome 4, Sorghum_bicolor_NCBIv3, whole genome shotgun sequence genomic window:
- the LOC110434342 gene encoding uncharacterized protein LOC110434342, with amino-acid sequence MPGLDLCLSAFHGIHTGPRRPNPAYMCSCIHLVLCYSVSAASKNMCFRAVVFYYIGTHLERLSIKLAARFMDIGCSDAKTCELLSCWCYQETSQPSKLFPLCALQICINT; translated from the exons ATGCCGGGCCTCGATCTGTGCTTGTCGGCCTTTCATGGAATCCATACAGGGCCTCGACGACCAAATCCTGCCTACAT GTGCTCCTGTATACATCTAGTGCTATGCTATTCGGTTTCTGCAGCTTCTAAAAATATGTGCTTCCGTGCTGTTGTATTCTATTATATTGGGAcacatctagaaagactcagTATCAAACTGGCTGCTCGATTTATGGATATAGGCTGCTCCGATG CCAAAACATGTGAATTATTGAGTTGTTGGTGCTACCAGGAAACAAGTCAACCTTCCAAGCTAT TTCCTCTATGTGCCTTACAGATTTGTATTAATACATAA
- the LOC8077634 gene encoding uncharacterized protein LOC8077634: MESPSPSSLSALRHRLRATVCCCFGQQGAGGGGLSERMRWRRRAGVGEFRYDPLSYALNFDEGDLDVNSDDEEDEDEDLGARARRGDGLLYHSFSSRLSTPAAVVEVA; the protein is encoded by the coding sequence ATggagtcgccgtcgccgtcgtcgctgAGCGCGCTGCGGCACAGGCTGAGGGCCACCGTGTGCTGCTGCTTCGGCCAGcagggcgccggcggcggcggcctgagCGAGCGGATgcggtggcgccgccgcgcggGCGTCGGGGAGTTCCGCTACGACCCGCTCAGCTACGCGCTCAACTTCGACGAGGGCGACCTCGACGTCAACAGCGACGACgaagaggacgaggacgaggatctGGGAGCCCGCGCCCGCCGCGGCGACGGCCTGCTCTACCACAGCTTCTCGTCGCGGCTGTCCACGCCCGCGGCGGTCGTCGAGGTCGCGTAG
- the LOC8079411 gene encoding uncharacterized protein LOC8079411 gives MAADGEADELVAAAAGIICSMRGADLAGWTPPWRKPEPELEAAREGTELIWPAVARGKRSSRRRSPSAGSSGGKARWGRGSPASPLDYSGGSGSGSGSAASTSGGEDGGGGGFCSLAHHRPVPATKVGAIERPQLITFPTPLPRPTGQRPRKKLRLPEIQQLVRSLAVENESLRQEMRDLQRACKALSKENDKLETTLGQSNSQNEITSKEQKGKEQLDQQSVTQSSRDSFALPDLNLPPEDSADVSTVH, from the exons ATGGCAGCCGACGGGGAAGCAGACGAGCTCGTGGCCGCAGCCGCCGGCATCATCTGCTCGATGCGAGGGGCCGACCTCGCCGGGTGGACGCCGCCGTGGCGCAagccggagccggagctggAGGCGGCGCGGGAGGGGACGGAGCTGATCTGGCCGGCGGTGGCGCGGGGGAAGCGCTCCtcgcgccgccgctcgccgTCCGCGGGCTCCTCGGGGGGCAAGGCCAGGTGGGGCAGGGGCAGCCCGGCGTCGCCGCTCGACTACAGCGGTGGCTCCGGTTCCGGGTCCGGGTCCGCCGCGTCCACCAGCGGCGgcgaggacggcggcggcggcggcttctgCTCCCTGGCCCACCACAGACCGGTACCGGCGACCAAG GTGGGCGCCATCGAACGGCCGCAGCTTATTACCTTTCCGACCCCGCTTCCACGCCCCACGGGCCAGCGACCACGGAAGAAACTG AGGCTGccggagatccagcagctggtgCGGTCTCTCGCTGTGGAGAATGAGAGCCTCCGCCAG GAGATGCGGGATTTACAGAGAGCTTGCAAGGCGCTGTCAAAAGAAAATGACAAGCTTGAG ACAACGTTAGGGCAATCGAACTCTCAGAATGAAATCACTTCAAAGGAGCAGAAAGGAAAGGAACAGCTTGATCAGCAGTCAGTTACACAGTCCTCACGAGACAGCTTCGCGCTACCAGATCTGAACCTTCCCCCAGAGGACTCTGCCGATGTTTCAACAGTTCATTGA
- the LOC110434714 gene encoding uncharacterized protein LOC110434714: MSTLTYIVLDFRDLLIRDLLMRQSSSQTGYSTRCLLLFPIESATDIPSCHTGNKEPLASTPRNQPYSQVTVMKLLRNSELHHGEILMTTNQVGNQTAVTGKQTKQSYVGHHMNEKKE, encoded by the exons ATGTCCACCCTTACATACATTGTTTTGGATTTCAGGGACCTGCTCATACG GGACCTGCTCATGCG TCAAAGTTCCTCTCAAACAGGCTATTCAACTCGCTGTCTGTTGTTGTTTCCTATCGAATCAGCAACTGACATTCCTTCCTGCCATACAGGTAACAAGGAACCACTAGCTTCGACACCAAGGAACCAGCCATACAG CCAGGTCACGGTAATGAAACTACTTCGGAACTCAGAG TTACACCACGGCGAAATTCTGATGACTACGAACCAGGTTGGGAATCAGACCGCAGTTACTGGAAAGCAGACTAAGCAATCTTACGTTGGACACCACATGAACGAAAAAAAGGAATAA
- the LOC8077633 gene encoding homeobox protein knotted-1-like 2: MSFHYPDHGLSMDAAAAAAAAAAAAAAASSPNPSGFSSPGVVGGEREKAAIAAHPLYERLLEAHVACLRVATPVDQLPRIDAQIAARPPPLAAAAGAAAAGGPSGGEELDLFMTHYVLLLCSFKEQLQQHVRVHAMEAVMGCWELEQSLQSLTGASPGEGTGATMSDDEDNQVDSEANMFDGNDGSDGMGFGPLILTEGERSLVERVRQELKNELKQGYKEKLVDIREEIMRKRRAGKLPGDTASVLKAWWQAHSKWPYPTEDDKARLVQETGLQLKQINNWFINQRKRNWHSNPTSSGEKTKKKR, encoded by the exons ATGTCGTTCCACTACCCCGACCACGGGCTGTCCATGGACGCTgccgcggcagcggcagcggctgcGGCGGCCGCGGCAGCCGCGTCGTCGCCGAACCCTAGCGGCTTCTCCTCCCCCGGCGTCGTCGGCGGGGAGAGGGAGAAGGCGGCCATCGCGGCGCACCCGCTGTACGAGCGCCTCCTGGAGGCGCACGTCGCCTGCCTCCGCGTCGCCACCCCCGTCGACCAGCTCCCCCGCATCGACGCGCAGATCGCCGCGCGgcccccgccgctcgccgccgccgctggggcCGCGGCCGCGGGAGGGCCGTCCGGCGGCGAGGAGCTCGACCTCTTCATG ACACACTATGTGTTGCTCCTTTGCTCATTCAAGGAACAACTCCAGCAGCATGTACGTGTTCATGCAATGGAAGCAGTGATGGGTTGCTGGGAGCTTGAACAATCTTTGCAAAGCCTAACAG GGGCATCTCCTGGTGAAGGCACTGGGGCAACCATGTCCGATGATGAAGATAACCAGGTGGATAGCGAAGCCAACATGTTTGATGGAAATGATGGATCAGATGGTATGGGCTTTGGCCCCCTAATACTGACAGAGGGTGAACGATCCTTAGTTGAGCGTGTACGGCAGGAGCTGAAGAATGAGCTTAAGCAG GGTTATAAAGAAAAGCTTGTTGATATCAGGGAAGAGATTATGCGCAAGCGCAGAGCTGGTAAACTTCCTGGAGATACTGCATCTGTACTGAAAGCTTGGTGGCAAGCTCATTCCAAGTGGCCATACCCAACT GAGGACGACAAGGCTCGACTGGTGCAGGAAACGGGATTGCAGCTGAAGCAGATCAACAACTGGTTCATTAACCAACGCAAACGGAACTGGCACAGCAACCCGACATCCTCGGGTGAAAAGACTAAGAAGAAAAG GTAA
- the LOC8079410 gene encoding probable receptor-like protein kinase At1g80640 yields MVSGQKGTDFSVPLVVVTPLSLCSRGRGVRAPRERGGRERRRRGGVMKSMPPPLPHLCSSAFVVLLLLLCRPLVANGRATPTGASPPSPEGPSAAQPALQPAPAANGAAAVLPAAAGPPPLGVIVVERHHHLRRELIAAIILSSVAIVVITIAALYAFLLWRRSRRALVDSKDTQSIDTARIAFVPMLNSFNSYKTTKKSAAAMMDYTSLEAATEKFSESNVLGVGGFGSVYKANFDGRFAAAVKRLDGGAGAHDCEKEFENELDLLGRIRHPNIVSLVGFCIHEENRFIVYELMENGSLDSQLHGPSHGSALSWHIRMKIALDTARGLEYLHEHCNPPIIHRDLKSSNILLDSDFSAKISDFGLAVISGNHSKGNLKLSGTMGYVAPEYLLDGKLTEKSDVYAFGVVLLELLLGRKPVEKTAQSQCQSIVTWAMPQLTDRSKLPNIIDPMIKNTMDLKHLYQVAAVAVLCVQPEPSYRPLITDVLHSLVPLVPMELGGTLRISPESPYATQMQSPI; encoded by the exons ATGGTATCTGGTCAGAAAGGCACAGACTTTAGTGTGCCTCTCGTTGTTGTAACGCCCCTGTCTCTCTGCTCCCGCGGAAGAGGGGTGCGAGCGCCGAGGGAGcgcggggggagagagagacGGAGGCGGGGAGGAGTGATGAAGTCAATGCCGCCGCCATTGCCgcacctctgctcctccgccTTCGTCGTCTTGCTGCTCCTGCTGTGTCGCCCGTTGGTGGCCAATGGGAGGGCCACACCGACCGGGGCTTCTCCGCCTTCTCCGGAGGGCCCATCGGCGGCTCAGCCCGCTCTGCAGCCTGCACCCGCTGCcaacggcgccgccgccgtgcttcctgcGGCCGCGGGGCCTCCTCCCTTAG GGGTGATTGTGGTGGAGAGACACCACCACCTCCGCAGGGAGCTCATCGCTGCCATTATCCTCTCATCCGTCGCCATCGTCGTGATCACCATCGCCGCACTGTATGCCTTCTTGCTGTGGCGACGATCACGGCGAGCCCTGGTGGATTCCAAGGACACCCAGAGCATAG ATACCGCAAGGATTGCATTTGTGCCAATGTTGAATAGCTTCAACTCATACAAGACTACCAAGAAGAGTGCTGCCGCGATGATGGATTACACATCTTTGGAGGCAGCAACTGAAAAATTCAGTGAGAGCAATGTCCTTGGAGTTGGTGGGTTTGGGTCTGTGTACAAAGCCAATTTTGATGGGAGGTTTGCTGCTGCGGTTAAGAGATTGGATGGTGGGGCTGGGGCACATGATTGCGAGAAGGAATTCGAG AATGAGCTAGATTTGCTCGGGAGGATTCGGCATCCGAACATTGTGTCCCTTGTGGGCTTCTGTATTCATGAGGAGAACCGTTTCATTGTTTATGAGCTGATGGAGAATGGGTCGTTGGATTCACAACTTCATG GGCCATCACATGGTTCAGCTCTGAGCTGGCATATTCGGATGAAGATTGCTCTTGACACGGCAAG GGGATTAGAGTACCTGCATGAGCACTGCAACCCACCAATTATCCATAGGGATCTGAAGTCATCTAACATACTTTTAGATTCAGACTTCAGTGCTAAG atttcagattttggcCTTGCAGTGATTAGTGGGAATCACAGCAAAGGGAATTTAAAGCTTTCTGGGACTATGGGCTATGTGGCCCCTGAGTACTTATTGGATG GGAAGTTGACTGAGAAGAGCGATGTATATGCGTTTGGGGTGGTACTTCTAGAACTTCTACTGGGAAGGAAACCTGTTGAGAAGACGGCACAATCTCAGTGCCAATCAATTGTTACATGG GCCATGCCTCAGCTAACTGATAGATCCAAACTCCCTAACATAATTGACCCCATGATCAAGAACACAATGGATCTGAAACACTTATACCAA GTTGCTGCGGTGGCTGTGCTCTGTGTGCAACCAGAGCCAAGTTACAGGCCACTGATCACCGATGTACTCCATTCGCTTGTACCCCTAGTGCCCATGGAGCTTGGAGGAACGCTGAGGATCAGCCCAGAATCACCGTATGCTACTCAGATGCAATCTCCCATTTGA